The following proteins are co-located in the Deltaproteobacteria bacterium genome:
- the gyrB gene encoding DNA topoisomerase (ATP-hydrolyzing) subunit B produces the protein MPVSYDASSIEVLEGLEPVRKRPAMYIGTTGPDGLHHLVYEVVDNSIDEALAGFCREIEVTVHDDGSVTVCDDGRGIPVDEHPVEKRPAAEIVLTKLHAGGKFNESTYKVSGGLHGVGVSVVNALSDWLEVEIKRDGKVWAERFERGVPASEFREIGTTDKTGTKVTFHPDPQIFPITDFSFDTLSQRLRELAFLNAGVRIQIKDERSGKEHDFCFEGGIVSFVEHLSRARQPLHAPPIYVSGDRVVEGHTRKIPVSVEIALQYNDSYNEAVFSFANNINTVEGGSHLIGFRTALTRAIARYVALQNKNGKGGADETLSGDDVREGLTAVISVKLPQPEFEGQTKAKLGTSEVRGLVEGLFYERLLEYFEENPSVAKLIVAKVIDAARARAAARKARDLARRKGALSDFSLPGKLADCQERDPAKSELFIVEGNSAGGTAKQGRDRSFQAILPLRGKILNVERARLDRMLANAEIQALIAALGCGLGDEFDGSKARYHRVIIMTDADVDGSHIRTLLLTFFYRQMRDLIDRGYVYIAQPPLFKVKKGKSERYVKDEAALEAYLQGLALESVRIAAGDDGRELTPDAVRRLLTAASEYRKGVDHLALRRLDPRVADAALQAGLNMESDLASVAALERAVPRVQAKLAELYPDALGGFALAALADAEHGSARLVATTRRSGVATVTTIDGELLRSADLVRLAALAAAMRAEGAEPYRILGGETDGSEAGAPERFATGTALLKRVLELGERGLSIQRYKGLGEMNPEQLSETTMQPEKRTLLQVKIEDAVEADLVFTSLMGDEVEPRREFIEANALRVQNLDV, from the coding sequence GTGCCAGTGAGCTACGACGCCAGTTCGATCGAGGTGCTCGAAGGCCTCGAGCCCGTGCGCAAACGCCCCGCGATGTACATCGGGACCACCGGTCCCGATGGCCTTCATCACCTCGTCTACGAGGTGGTCGACAACTCGATCGACGAGGCTCTCGCCGGGTTCTGCCGCGAGATCGAAGTCACGGTTCACGACGACGGCTCGGTAACGGTGTGCGACGACGGCCGCGGGATTCCCGTCGACGAGCACCCCGTCGAGAAGCGCCCAGCCGCCGAGATCGTGCTCACGAAACTGCACGCGGGCGGCAAGTTCAACGAGAGCACCTACAAGGTTTCTGGCGGACTCCACGGCGTGGGCGTGTCGGTCGTGAACGCGCTCTCGGACTGGCTCGAGGTCGAGATCAAGCGCGACGGGAAGGTGTGGGCAGAGCGCTTCGAGCGCGGCGTGCCCGCGTCCGAATTCCGCGAGATCGGAACCACGGACAAGACCGGCACGAAGGTCACGTTCCATCCCGATCCGCAGATCTTCCCGATCACCGATTTCTCGTTCGACACGCTCTCGCAGCGACTGCGCGAGCTCGCGTTCCTCAACGCGGGCGTGCGCATTCAGATCAAGGACGAGCGCAGCGGCAAGGAGCACGACTTCTGCTTCGAGGGCGGCATCGTCTCGTTCGTCGAACACCTGTCGCGCGCACGCCAGCCGCTCCACGCGCCGCCGATCTACGTCTCGGGCGATCGCGTCGTCGAAGGTCACACGCGCAAGATTCCGGTCAGCGTCGAGATCGCGCTCCAGTACAACGACTCGTACAACGAGGCGGTCTTCTCCTTCGCGAACAACATCAACACGGTCGAAGGCGGCTCGCACCTGATCGGGTTTCGCACGGCCCTGACGCGCGCGATCGCGCGCTACGTCGCGCTGCAAAACAAGAACGGCAAAGGCGGCGCGGACGAAACGCTCAGCGGCGACGACGTGCGCGAGGGCCTGACGGCCGTCATCAGCGTGAAGCTGCCGCAGCCCGAGTTCGAGGGGCAGACCAAGGCGAAGCTCGGCACCAGCGAAGTGCGCGGGCTCGTCGAGGGTCTCTTCTACGAGCGGCTGCTCGAGTACTTCGAAGAGAATCCGAGCGTCGCGAAGCTGATCGTCGCGAAGGTGATCGACGCGGCGCGCGCGCGCGCGGCGGCGCGCAAAGCGCGCGATCTCGCGCGGCGCAAAGGCGCGCTCAGCGACTTCAGCCTCCCGGGGAAGCTCGCGGATTGTCAGGAGCGCGATCCGGCGAAGAGCGAGCTCTTCATCGTCGAGGGCAACTCCGCCGGCGGCACCGCGAAGCAGGGCCGCGATCGCAGCTTCCAGGCGATTCTCCCGCTGCGCGGGAAAATCCTGAACGTCGAGCGCGCGCGGCTCGATCGCATGCTCGCGAACGCGGAGATTCAGGCGCTGATCGCGGCGCTCGGCTGCGGTCTCGGCGACGAGTTCGACGGCAGCAAGGCCCGCTACCACCGCGTGATCATCATGACGGACGCCGACGTCGACGGGTCGCACATCCGCACGCTGCTGTTGACGTTCTTCTATCGCCAAATGCGCGATCTCATCGATCGCGGCTACGTCTACATCGCGCAGCCTCCGCTCTTCAAAGTGAAGAAGGGCAAGAGCGAGCGGTACGTGAAGGACGAGGCGGCGCTCGAGGCGTATCTGCAGGGCCTCGCGCTCGAGAGCGTGCGCATCGCCGCCGGTGACGACGGCCGCGAGCTCACACCCGACGCCGTGCGGCGCCTTCTCACCGCCGCGAGCGAGTACCGCAAGGGCGTGGACCACCTCGCGCTGCGGCGGCTCGATCCGCGCGTTGCGGACGCGGCGCTGCAAGCCGGGCTCAACATGGAGTCGGATCTCGCGAGCGTCGCCGCGCTCGAGCGCGCCGTACCGCGCGTTCAGGCGAAGCTCGCGGAGCTGTATCCCGACGCGCTGGGGGGCTTTGCGCTCGCGGCGCTGGCGGACGCGGAGCACGGCAGCGCGAGGCTCGTCGCCACGACCCGCCGCTCCGGTGTCGCGACGGTCACGACGATCGACGGCGAGTTGTTACGGAGCGCGGACCTCGTGCGACTCGCGGCGCTGGCGGCCGCGATGCGCGCGGAAGGCGCCGAGCCTTATCGCATCCTCGGCGGCGAAACCGACGGCAGCGAAGCGGGGGCACCGGAGCGCTTCGCGACGGGCACCGCGCTCTTGAAGCGCGTGCTCGAGCTCGGCGAACGCGGGCTCTCGATCCAGCGCTACAAGGGCCTCGGCGAGATGAATCCCGAGCAGCTCTCCGAGACGACGATGCAGCCGGAGAAGCGCACGCTGCTGCAGGTGAAGATCGAGGACGCCGTCGAGGCGGATCTCGTGTTCACGAGCCTGATGGGCGACGAAGTCGAGCCGCGCCGCGAGTTCATCGAAGCGAACGCGCTGCGCGTTCAGAACCTGGACGTGTGA